The window caaattctgGACCCCTTAAAGATTTAAGCCTGTTGATTATCATTCCTGCTGATACTCATTTGTGGTGACTTGAatccttacatatatatattcagtaattttttgatgaatttataTTTGGCTGAATTTAATCCAGAAGTTTGGATTGAAGATGCTTTTCTCTAGGGAGAATTCCATTTGCTTCTGTTGGAATTCAAGAACAATTAATAACATGGGGCCATTTAACGTTTTAAGCTTATGGTTTACTTAAAAGAAGGGAAAGTTAAAATTCCAACCGCAAATCCCTGTGTTAGCAGAACTCACATGGAagctaacatttttattaatgttgacatcTAGTGCTGCAGTCTGGATAGGTTTGCTTGTAGGTTCCCTCTGCAAGCAGGTGGAATTCTTCCTTTCTGTTAAGCATGTAGCCCCTTGAGAGTCCAAGCTTTGGGGGGAATAGAGTTGTCTCACATCTAGCTCTTTCATCTTCTTAGGCTATAGGGCTTACTCTCtggttctcccccaaactctcttaCCCTTACCCAGTTCCCAAAGCTCTAAGTTTCTACTTGGTTGACCTCTCTGTTTACTTActatttcctttttgctttgtattattttgtttgtttcagggGGACGCACTTGGGAGATTATCCTTATTTCCTCGGGACCTCACcaagttacttttaaaatatgtttgttgTGCTTTATATAGCATTTAGGTATTCTGCCATAGGAGGCTTCTATAAACTCTGTCACACTACTGGAAGAGAATTTTTGAAGCAAGCCAAAAATATGTGATTATATGGTATATATTGTTTTGTAAcctgctttttttcctttgatatatGATAAACACCTGTTGCACTAATAAATACAGGTCTAGAGCAccattttaatggctgcatagtcTTCCACTGTGTAATGTATTCAATCTTTTTCCTATTATTGGGTATTtaagtttctattttttcactattttaaacAACAGTTCAGTGAATACCCCGACTCTTTGACTAAATCTTTGCATACATCataacctttttctttctttacctgtTTATAAAAGTGATACCTGTTAATATAAAATAGTCaaatactaaggaaaaaaaattctccacaaTCTTTTTTACTGTCAGCTCAATTAATACAATTTGGTCTATAATTGAAATCTCTTAATCAAACAACAGAGGAGAATTAGGGCTAGAATATGAAAGAAGAGAGACCACAATCTCTGCCCCTCACTTGCACCCCAGCAACTAGAAATAGGGAATCAGAACAGGTACAAAGGATGGGCTGAAGGTCACTGAAGACAATCAGCTATAAAGAACTAAAGGAATGAGAGACACCCAAATAGACTCCAAAGGCCTGGGACAACCAGGGTCAGGTGTATCCGGCCTCAGAAAAGGCCAGAGCTTCAAAACCCAGGAATCAACTCTGCCTTGCCAGTTCCCCACTGCTGGAAGAAGAAAGCAGAGGTCTTCTCAGGCActcactccaggctcctcttcctaCCCCTCCTTCTCTTAAAGACgcttggtttgttttttatatttttttgaaatttcttgaTGATGTGCCTGAGtatggacttttttttcttcatacatTTGCTGGAAACTCAGTgggtacttttatttatttttggctgagctagGTCTTTGTAGCTGtatgggctttttctctagttgcggcaagcagggaaGACTCTAATTGTGAagcgagggcttctcattgcagcagcttttcttattgtggagcatgggctcaagTGTGCATAAGCTCcaatagttgcagctcatggtctctagagcacaggcccagtagttgtggcacacgggcttggttgccccactgcatgtgggatcttcctggacaagggatcgaacctgtgtcttctatatggacaggcagattctttaccaccgagccatcagggaagcccaagttggtTTATTTTGAGTCAAAAACTATTACAGGTTCTGACACCATCCCCAGTCTTACACTTTACAGGAACTTCTTCTGATTCCCAGGTTCGTATGTCAATCTAAAGAAATCTAGCTGTAAAAGGTTTTTAAATGCACCTCTAATCCTTTATGACTACTCTCCTCAAACGGAGGCCAGGTGTTGAGACCTTGAACTCAAAAAGAATCATGAAAGGAATGACTGTCCTCTCTGATGGCCCTTAGCTCCTGAACTAgacttttttgaggaactgccagacatGCCTTTATATTCTGTGAGATACCACCATATCACTATAAGACTTCAGATGAATTCTGTCAACTGTGCAGGTAGGTACATGAAGAGACCCAAACCATAAAGAAATCCAACCTCCTATCTCCTCTCGGTTGAGTAtggagcaccacctgggaagattaGCATCTCAGTGAAGCCTCAAAAAGTTTGGGTTGTTCGTTTATTAatctaattcaacaaatatttattgggtacaTACCTTGTACCAGTTTTTAAAGAGACTACAGTTTAAGAATTCCCTAAATAGGTCAAAAATGGCATGCACTGACTCCGCCAGAATACAAGATGTGTATGCTGGAGTTCCAGTTTCTGGAGACACCACAGTTAACTGCAGGCCGCTTTTGCTCCGGCTAGAGGAGTCCATGGACCACTGGGCAGGATGGAAAGTTCCACAAGGTGAGCACCTTCCAGTGAGTCCTGGCCCATGACCCACAGGGTTGAGTCTCCCCATGAAGGACTGAGTGCCTAAGGCTGGTCGTATCTAATTCCACAACCTGCAGCTATGGTCAGGCCTTGGGCAGGTAAAATATGAACACCTTTTATCAACCCTGAATCCTGAACTCTCCCCAAGTTCCTGAGTTCTCCAAGACCCCAGTCCAGAGCATGTCTGTCAGGAACACTTATTAATATTAAGCAGAGAGCTTGCAGTGGAGGAGTGGTCGTGGGGAGAGAGGCCAGAGAGATTCTGCGGGGTCTCCACGGCGTGTACACCCCAGTGTCAGCAACTCTCGGGCGGGCCAGCTCACCTAGCTCACCACAGCACCCTGGGAGAGGTCTGTATGCAGAAGGAATAGAGACCACTGAACGCTCCACACCTTCCCCACCTGCTGATGCCCTTGTGAAAATGGCAGAGCTTCAGGGTTCAGAGCCAGGCTCTGACGTCAGTTCCGGGTCAGCTTGGGCCGGGTACTTAAACTCAGGGCTTTCTCACCTATAAAGAAGTAACCAAAGCGTACCTATCCCCTTAGGGttgatgtgaggattaaatgagctaatggcTTGTGGTGAGCTTTAGAGAAGTGTTAGCTATACTCTTAGGGCAGCTATGGGAGAACAGAAGCCTAGGACCGTGATATCCTCCCCAGCgccaccgcccccaccccagtcccgCCGCGGTATCCCAGGCTTGGCGCTGGAGCTGGGAAtcctgaggaaggagggagagaggccaGTGGTGGGAGGTGGTTGTGGGTTCCTGGAGGGCGAGGACACCCAGCGACAACTCGGCCTGACCTGACACCCTAGGAACAGCACTAGTTTCTGTTCTGCACCCTGCCCTGTGCCCTTCCCCGCCCCCGGGGCGGGACTCTAGAGGCATCAATTAAAGAAGGAAGTGGTTCAGGCCGAGAGAGCAACCCGGGGAGGCTGGAGGCGGAACCGTGAAGGAGCCTGGAGATTgacccctctcccagcccccaacCCCTCTTTCATCCGTGGGGGCTCGCAACTTCCAGGAGCTTCTCTCATCTTCCAGcctgatgtctggctctacgttaTGGTGAGTGCAGAGTGAGATATGGATGTCCCCCCTGCCAAGGCCAGGGCACAGAGGATCCCAGGGGAGAGGCTGGGGCTCGAATTGACAGCGCCGAGCCGTcacgggggcgggggggtgggggcggttaGAGGGGTGCAGctgggaggggagcagggaggccTTGGGGCCACGGCCGGCTGGTTACCTGGCTCCCGTCTCTCAGGCCCAAAGGTGCCTCAGCCCCGCTGGTGCCCATCGAGGAACTGGAGAACCCGGAGTTAATAGGCAAGGGCGGATTTGGCTCCGTCTTCCGGGCACATCACAGGAGTTGGGGCTTAGACGTGGCGGTCAAGATCGTGAACTCGTGAGTGACCGGAGCCGGGGTCTGGTCCAGGAGGCCGGGCCGGGGAGGAGGGGCCGCTGTGccgcggggcggggcctgagggCGGCCGGGAAGGACCTCTCGGGAGCAGAGCTGACGGCAGCCCTCTCCTGAGCGCAGGAGGGCCATATCCAGGGAGGTGAAGGCCATGTCCAGTCTGCACAACAAGCATGTGCTGCTCCTCCTGGGGGTCACCGAGAAGTTGGAGTGGGAGTACGTGTCTGGGCCGGCTCTGGTAACTCAGTTCATGGAGAACGGCTCCTTGGCGGTGCTGCTGCAGCCCCATTGCCCTCGGCCCTGGCGGCTCCTCTGCCGCCTGCTGCAGGAGCTGGTGCTCGGGATGTGCTATCTGCACAGCCAGAACCCAGTGCTTCTCCACCGGGACCTCAAGCCCTCCAACGTCCTACTAGATTCAGAGCTGCACGCCAAGGTCAGCCCAGCTTCTGGACAGAGTCCTGCCCCAGAGCTGCCCCAACCCCATCCACGGGACATAGGACCTGTACCTGCTGCAGCCCTGTCTCTTGAataccctcaccatctccctctGGACACAGGGCTGCCCAAGTGTCAAGGCCCAGCCTGGAGCTCTGGCCCCTGCCACACCAGGTGATAGAGGCCTTGACCAACGTGGTCAGTCCCACAGGTCCACCCCACAGGGCCCTCCAAAGATCCGTAGCTGATCTAGCCCAGGAGACTCAGACTTCAACCCAGTGCCATGGAGAGGGGACCCAGACCTCCAACCAGGGGCCCCACTGGTCCTACCCTTCCCCTAACCCTCCATACCGTCTTTACAAGGCTGGGCCTGcccttttggggggggggtggtggtaagAAAAGGGTTCTGGGGGTTTCTTGGACCTGCccattccctatctcctccttctTATCTCCCTTTTGCAGGTGGCAGACTTTGGCCTGTCCACATTTCAGGGTGGCTCACAGTCAGGGGCAGGATCTGGGGAGTCAGGGTGCACCCCAGCCTACTTGGCCCCAGAACTGTTGGCTAATATAAACCGGAAGGCCTCCAGGGCCAGTGATGTCTACAGGTAAGGCACCCACTCCAAACATATATCCCCAATTTCTACACCTGTCTGGGTCCTTCGAAGGGATGCTGTATAGAAAGGAATCTTGCCAGCAGCTGGGTCAGGCCTCagctttgtgtctcctgcagctttgGGATCCTAACGTGGGCAGTGCTAGCCGGAAGAGAAGCTGAGAGTAAGACAGACTCTGGGATCCTTCACCTCaggtgcccccctcccccaagccgCCAATCCCCCAATCCCCaagccctcctcctcctgtttACCTGCTCAGACTGCCCCACTCCTTCCTCACATCTGCAacgctccccacccctgcccatgaTGGGGTAGCCGTCATACTCTGAATGCCTtctattcacacacacacccccaccctagTAGTGTCCCAGACATCATTGATGCGGGAAGCAGTGTGTGAGAGGCAGATCCGGCCCCCACTGACTGAGCTGCCCCCGTCTGGGCCTGAGACTCCTGGCTTGGAAGAACTGACAGATTTGATGCAGCAGTGTTGGAGCCATGAGCCCCAGAAGAGACCTTCCTTCCAAGGTGCGCTGGTCATCCAGCTGGCAGTCAAGATAGGCCTGAATTTGTCAGCAGAGGCTTTTCCCCCGGAAAAGAAATTTTGTTCACCTGCCCCCCACTCTGCCTTCTCTCTAGAATGCCGAacaaccaccaagaaagtccttgATCTGGTAAATAAAGGAGATGTGTCTGGTAGAAAGATGAATGATGCAGTCTCCATGGTGAGTGCTcaacatccccacccccacccagcagcTGGGCAGGATGGCACAACGTGGCTACCTTGGCCACTCAATGACCCCATGCTGACCACCATTCTCTAAGCTTTGCCTATGATCCCCCcctctcctcaccccatccctgaGTTCCCAGGTAACAGATATGGACCCAACTCCCTTGGGTTTACTCCAGCTCTCCCACCTCCATGCCCAGCCAGCTCCCCATCCTTACAGGTGAAGGAGTTCCTTTCTGAGCACAGGGGCAGCAACAGCCCAGGCCTGGAAAGGACAGAAATAGATGGTCCTAGGGAAACCACAGGAAGCCATGATGCCTTGGTCTCTGAAATGATGAACCTGAATCTGGACGGGTGCCCCAGCTCTGTTCCTGAAAAATGTACAAACCTTCTTGAGAGCATCAGGGTCCAGAGACAGCAGGTTCCGTCTGCCTGGACAGCAGAGACATCTTCAGATTCAACAGCCCAACCTCCTCAGACTCCAGAGACTTTACCTTTCAGAAACCAGAATCCCTGCCCCACCTCTGCTTGGACCCCAGGCCCTGGACCCCAAGGGAGTCAGGTGAGACATTGGCAAGACTACAAGAATCGCTGGGACTCCTGTGAATCCTGTCCTCTTGCCAGGGGACACTTGGGGCTGAGGGTGTCTGCCATAAGGGAACGGGCTCCAGGACAGGGAGCCTGAGAGCCCTGTGTTGTTTGTAGGGGGATGAGAGACGTGACACCAGCTGGCCTCCCAGAGGGCCGGCACCGAACCTGGTACCAGGTACCCACTCCCCACTCCTTCCTTTCCCCACTTAAGTCTCCTACTGGCTTCTTCCTTAAGAACAAATGCAGATCCAGGGTACTTGGGGAGGGGGGATGAGAAAGGGCTAGAGCCCACCTTCCCCAGTCTTCTCATTttgtaaatgaagaaactgacagcCACTGAGCTCACACAGCAAAGCCAACTTGGCCCCTGAGCATTTGGACTTGCCCCAACACCAGCGCTATGAACCTCTAAATTCCATTCCACTGTCGCTGTGTCGGTCCAGAGGGTCTCCcatcagaaaagacccagatatcatcgattcaatggacttgagtttgagcacactcccagagatagtgaaagacagggaagcctggcgtaatgcagtccatggggtccaaagagttggacatgactgagtgactgaacaacaacatcagagTCTCAGATGTTAGTTGCCACTCCTCTTTAGCTTCTGCAAACCCAATTCTGAAGGTGCAGCATGAAGGGAAAGACTGAGACCCCACACTTGCATTTCCCCAGGGTGAACACGAGGTGTCGCTGCCCCTCCATCCTGCTGCTCTCCTTACTATAAATCTCCAGCCACTTAATCCTCCCACCATCCTCACTCTCTCTCTTCAAGGGTCATGGCTTCCTACCATCTTTAACTGCCAAGGAATACAGTTGGGAAACAACAACCGCATGGTTATACAAGGAGGAACTGCCTTATCCACGCAGGGTGTGGCACATGGGGGCGTGGATTGGGGCCCTCAGAGCACCCCTCACGGAGAAAGTTCAAAAGAAGGACCGCAAGAACCTGAAGCCTGGAGTGTGCCAAAGGACTGGTATCAAAACAGCAAGAATTGAAGCAGCTTCTCAGCTGCCTTCTGGACTTGAGGCTGCTAGCCTAGACTTTCTCTGAGGGCATCAGGCCTTCACCCGAACTGTCTTTGTGGCCCTGGGAGGCAATAAATGTGGAATTTTAACCAAAGCACCATGAAGGAGGCTAAAGCTTCAgccaggggcaggaagagatgtggaTGAGAGATGGGGGAGCTGACATCGAGGGAGTGGGAGGCACTGTGGTTTCTCTGTATGGCCAGAAGTGGGATGCTGAGGGCTGTGGGTGGGCAGTGTTGTGGCACACTAGGTCAGGGCCCTGCTGGCGGTGGGGGCAGGAAGGAATCCTGGCTCCTGGGGCAGCTCTAATCTCAGGGCAGAGCACTTCCTGTAGAGCAGGCAAGACCCCACCCTAAACCAAACCCTGAGGCTACGGGCTGTGGTCCTGCCACCACCTTTTCTTCTGGGCTGTGAACACTTGGTAGTGGAGTCCTGGGGAGGGAGCTCTCCCTGGGAATTCTCGGACCCCAGCACACCTTTGCCCTGCGTGAAGCCCCTAGTCTCTCTGGTAGGTCAGCCCCCAAactaccacctccctcccccacatACGTTCACGCACACGTTGCTTCCATGGACACATTGGAAACCTTTGATTCTCAGCTGGCATTTGGGAGTGGACAGCAATGTTTCCACGAAGCTACGCACAGACGTGCCCCTTCCATGGAGCTGGACACCACTGGAGTATAGACCGCTCAGACGTGGCCACAGCACTGCCATCCAGGCTGGAGGGGCAGGGAAGGATTGCCTCTCATCTGGACCTAGACCCCGGTCCCCATTCAGCACCATGCTCTTCttccccacatccttgccagctttTGCTCCAGCCCACCCTCAGTCTCCCCACACCCAAGGTCTGGGGCCATTTTGACATTTGACACTTGGTGCGGCCCACACCACCCCTTGCATCTATCCCGCGGTCTGCATTCCCCTTCCTTGAGGGGAGCAGATGTGGGGAGGCTGTGGTGTCAGGAGAGACAATCAGAGTGGGGGAGGAGGCGGAGTGCCGAGCCTGGCTAGGGCACAGGAAGGGCCGGGCCGTCCCAtcggggaagtgggagggggccGAGGCGCCTGGAGGGAAGCGCCTCTTGCCCTGCGCTCAGAGCTTCTAGCCTAGCAGCACGCTGACTCCATAACCTGCCCCAGCGTTACTCGGTTCAGCTGCAGCAGCATCGCGGCCGTGAGTTGGGGGGAAAGGGGGAGGCTGGGGTTCCTTTGCTTTCACCTTAAATCCTGTGCCCCTGGCTTTTGCCTGAGCACCTCTGCAGTCTGGGTTTGAGGGGCGACGATCAAATGAGTGGGGCATCCCCTCAGCACCAGCTTGAAGAAGGCTGGGAGGCCCAGAGAGTACCTGGAAGGAGACAGGATTGCGCTTGGGAGGTCTGGGAGCAAGTGGCTTGCTCCTGGTGAGAGGGGCACAGTTGGGGCTTTTGGGGCCTCAGACAGTAACCCACCCTAACCCTCCTCAGCCCCAGGGATCTACCCCCAGGCGGTGTGGCGTAGGGCTAGCGAGACCATGGCCCGCCTCTTCAGTCCTCGGCAGCCCCCCAGTGAAGACCTCTTCTACGAGACCTACTACAGCCTGAGCCAGCAGtaccctctgctgctgctgctgctgctgatcgTGCTCTTGGGGCTCCTGGCGCTGCTCCCTGTGGCCTGGGCAAGTGGCAGGGTGAgcaggggggtggaggggggctcTGGGGCAGGCGTCCTTGAGGACTGCGGGACAGGCACTGCCTCCAGGGCATTTTCAGGGTTGGGATTCATGGGTCTTCTTTTCGATGTGTTTTCTTTGCTGGACCTTGCTAGGAGCTGCAGTGACCCTGCACAAGTCACGGCCTCTCAGGCCACAGTTTCTGGGCCTATGCAAGGAGACAGCTGGGCCCTCgaagcttcttttttatttatttatttttccctgtaGAGTTCTGTTCTAATTTCTCTGTGGGTCTGACCAATCTTAACCAGCGCCTGTGATCTGCTGGTCCTGGGATAAATCCAACGCCAGGTTTTCCAATTTTCCAGGAGGGAAATTACACTGGGCCCCATGGGAATCTGTTTCCtggttttctttccctcttcgGGGGCTGTGCGGCAGTTGTACCCACAGACTCCCAAAAAGCACTTTCCACCCCACTCTCATTTAGTCTCCAGATAACCTATTTCCAGCTTCTTTTGTGGGGGAAAAGAGCTCTTCAGTTCCATTTCTGGAAATATCCCGCTCCATATTTTCTTCCCACATTTCAGAGGCAAGGTGGGAAACCCACT of the Muntiacus reevesi chromosome 7, mMunRee1.1, whole genome shotgun sequence genome contains:
- the RIPK3 gene encoding receptor-interacting serine/threonine-protein kinase 3 isoform X1, whose translation is MSGSTLWPKGASAPLVPIEELENPELIGKGGFGSVFRAHHRSWGLDVAVKIVNSRAISREVKAMSSLHNKHVLLLLGVTEKLEWEYVSGPALVTQFMENGSLAVLLQPHCPRPWRLLCRLLQELVLGMCYLHSQNPVLLHRDLKPSNVLLDSELHAKVADFGLSTFQGGSQSGAGSGESGCTPAYLAPELLANINRKASRASDVYSFGILTWAVLAGREAEIVSQTSLMREAVCERQIRPPLTELPPSGPETPGLEELTDLMQQCWSHEPQKRPSFQECRTTTKKVLDLVNKGDVSGRKMNDAVSMVKEFLSEHRGSNSPGLERTEIDGPRETTGSHDALVSEMMNLNLDGCPSSVPEKCTNLLESIRVQRQQVPSAWTAETSSDSTAQPPQTPETLPFRNQNPCPTSAWTPGPGPQGSQGDERRDTSWPPRGPAPNLVPGSWLPTIFNCQGIQLGNNNRMVIQGGTALSTQGVAHGGVDWGPQSTPHGESSKEGPQEPEAWSVPKDWYQNSKN
- the RIPK3 gene encoding receptor-interacting serine/threonine-protein kinase 3 isoform X2 — encoded protein: MSGSTLWPKGASAPLVPIEELENPELIGKGGFGSVFRAHHRSWGLDVAVKIVNSRAISREVKAMSSLHNKHVLLLLGVTEKLEWEYVSGPALVTQFMENGSLAVLLQPHCPRPWRLLCRLLQELVLGMCYLHSQNPVLLHRDLKPSNVLLDSELHAKVADFGLSTFQGGSQSGAGSGESGCTPAYLAPELLANINRKASRASDVYSFGILTWAVLAGREAEMSQTSLMREAVCERQIRPPLTELPPSGPETPGLEELTDLMQQCWSHEPQKRPSFQECRTTTKKVLDLVNKGDVSGRKMNDAVSMVKEFLSEHRGSNSPGLERTEIDGPRETTGSHDALVSEMMNLNLDGCPSSVPEKCTNLLESIRVQRQQVPSAWTAETSSDSTAQPPQTPETLPFRNQNPCPTSAWTPGPGPQGSQGDERRDTSWPPRGPAPNLVPGSWLPTIFNCQGIQLGNNNRMVIQGGTALSTQGVAHGGVDWGPQSTPHGESSKEGPQEPEAWSVPKDWYQNSKN